A genomic window from Salvelinus sp. IW2-2015 unplaced genomic scaffold, ASM291031v2 Un_scaffold1508, whole genome shotgun sequence includes:
- the LOC112071063 gene encoding leucine-rich repeat neuronal protein 4-like: MRMCCEMSPLHLTSTWAFTVCVIWTTAIGDQTPVFITLNTPTARETNTPTTIHPSTDSVPTDISNPDGHVTNSAPTDISNPDGHFSNSAPTDISSPDGHVTNSAPTDISNPDGHFSNSAPTDISSPDGHVTNSAPTDISSPDGHFSNSAPTDRYERLGSSTQRVLETVTVTTIAGTIKTTAAVTTVVTSATVAPQASSTQPHIPHTVISPVATNPTATTSAPSRAPKRPPCCPPPTRMPTLPPHQFIGDEGDYDDESEEEEEGTEEEEEEGGKLIKENLCDFDPCLHLQRPCPEVREAKGQSCRCPGLTPTSVTPDPVVALEVWGVWPEAVRVRWCAPYSAVSKFGVWALSENGSVFSNGSVSAWSRQASVFGLKAGRRYRVCVSALNGAGTSHTRCVPVSTPVGVEAVVLYVLTGLCAALGMTVVVLSVFLHRIWKMQNTHYLFDPRAHTLYNPRLDTKVSPPTSHHPRLTSLVSITNPAYTHTDEHTVSPSARYTQTDQLKLSTNVHNE; this comes from the exons ATGAGGATGtgttg TGAGATGTCACCTCTTCACCTGACATCCACCTGGGCCTTCACTGTGTGTGTCATTTGGACAACAGCTATAGGTGACCAGACTCCAGTCTTCATCACTCTAAACACACCGACAGCCAGGGAGaccaacacacccacaaccaTCCACCCTAGCACAGACAGCGTTCCAACAGACATTAGCAATCCAGACGGACATGTCACCAACAGCGCTCCAACAGACATTAGCAATCCAGACGGACATTTCTCCAACAGCGCTCCAACAGACATTAGCAGTCCAGACGGACATGTCACCAATAGCGCTCCAACAGACATTAGCAATCCAGACGGACATTTCTCCAACAGCGCTCCTACAGACATTAGCAGTCCAGACGGACATGTCACCAACAGCGCTCCAACAGACATTAGCAGTCCAGACGGACATTTCTCCAACAGCGCTCCAACAGACAG ATATGAGAGGTTGGGGAGCTCCACACAGAGAGTTCTAGAAACAGTGACCGTGACGACCATTGCAGGGACCATCAAGACCACCGCTGCCGTGACAACAGTAGTAACCAGTGCAACAGTCGCTCCTCAAGCCTCAAGCACCCAGCCGCACATCCCTCACACAGTCATATCACCGGTGGCGACAAACCCCACGGCAACAACCTCAGCACCATCTCGCGCCCCCAAAAGACCACCCTGCTGTCCTCCCCCCACTCGCATGCCCACCCTTCCCCCTCATCAGTTCATAGGTGACGAGGGCGACTATGACGATGagtctgaagaagaggaggaaggaacggaggaggaggaggaggaaggaggcaaACTCATAAAGGAGAATCTGTGTGACTTTGACCCCTGCTTGCACCTGCAGAGACCCTGTCCAGAGGTCAGGGAGGCCAAGGGGCAGAGCTGCCGCTGCCCGGGCCTGACTCCAACCTCTGTGACCCCTGACCCTGTGGTGGCGCTGGAGGTGTGGGGGGTATGGCCTGAGGCTGTGAGGGTGCGTTGGTGCGCCCCGTACTCGGCTGTGAGTAAGTTTGGTGTGTGGGCGCTGAGCGAGAACGGCAGTGTGTTCAGTAACGGCAGCGTGAGCGCCTGGTCACGCCAGGCCAGTGTGTTCGGGCTAAAAGCGGGACGGAGATATAGAGTGTGTGTAAGCGCACTGAATGGAGCTGGAACGTCACACACCCGCTGTGTGCCTGTGTCCACCCCAGTAGGTGTAGAGGCCGTTGTGTTGTACGTGCTGACGGGACTGTGTGCCGCCCTGGGGATGACGGTTGTTGTGCTGAGTGTGTTTCTTCACAGGATCTGGAAGATGCAAAACACACACTATCTGTTTGACCCGCGggcacacacactctacaaccCACGTCTCGACACCAAAGTCTCACCACCCACGTCTCACCACCCACGCCTCACCAGCCTGGTTTCAATCACTAACCCGGCCTACACACACACCGATGAACACACTGTGTCTCCCTCTGCACGATACACGCAGACAGATCAGCTGAAGTTATCCACTAACGTACACAATGAATAA
- the LOC112071056 gene encoding granzyme B-like: MVSLQHRGYRVCGGMLIREDFVLTSAHCLKGSYPLTVVLGAHDLTEEEKKSRQEIQVVHHHRHPLHRQYSQHTYDIMLLQLKTKAKLNRYVKVIGLPKKDGSIPANIKCSVAGWGKTNSNNNQGSDVLMEVAVTVEDNSECKSVWQKHFDKKQMMCARTTGGKGFCQGDSGGPLICNNKAQGIVAFNYAKRCDDSQYPHVYMKIPFFMPWIKEVLHGYGANMSLTKQA; the protein is encoded by the exons ATGGTCTCTCTGCAACACAGAGGATATCGTGTTTGTGGAGGAATGCTCATCCGAGAGGACTTTGTCCTGACTTCAGCACACTGCTTGAAAGG TTCTTATCCTTTAACGGTGGTCCTTGGAGCTCACGACCTAAccgaagaagagaagaagagtcgGCAAGAGATTCAGGTGGTACATCACCATCGCCACCCCTTGCACAGACAATATAGCCAGCACACTTATGACATCATGCTACTCCAG TTAAAGACTAAAGCAAAACTGAACAGGTATGTAAAAGTCATTGGACTCCCAAAGAAGGATGGATCAATCCCAGCAAACATCAAGTGCTCCGTAGCTGGTTGGGGCAAGACTAACTCGAACAACAACCAGGGTTCGGACGTTTTGATGGAAGTGGCGGTGACGGTGGAGGATAACTCTGAATGCAAGAGCGTGTGGCAGAAACACTTTGACAAAAAACAAATGATGTGCGCTCGTACTACCGGAGGGAAAGGATTTTGTCAG GGAGATTCAGGGGGACCTCTTATATGTAACAACAAGGCACAGGGTATCGTTGCTTTTAATTATGCTAAGAGATGTGATGATTCCCAATATCCTCATGTGTACATGAAAATCCCTTTCTTTATGCCCTGGATTAAAGAGGTGTTGCACGGATATGGTGCCAATATGTCTTTAACCAAGCAGGCGTAA